Below is a genomic region from Gouania willdenowi unplaced genomic scaffold, fGouWil2.1 scaffold_126_arrow_ctg1, whole genome shotgun sequence.
aaaaaacagcaaacaaacaaaagcttCATAACACAGGAGAAACTCAATACAGTTTAAATCTTTAAAACTAACATTAGTGGAAACATTAAgggccctttaaaaaaaatagctccATAGACACTATTAAGTTGGTTAAGAAAAgaccaaacacacaaattcaagTTAAAAACCATGCACTTTATTTACAGtagaaaatatttacaatataaacagCACAATGAGTCAGTAAAAACATGAGAATGAGTGTGTGAGGTGTACATCAGTGTAagtggtgtgaagcagtgtgagcagtatgatgggtatgCAACGAGGGTCAGAAGTGGGAGCTTGTCTACAACctggcacaactgtgtctgTGTGGACATCCTACCATTGCAAGCCCATTGgtgctatgtgtagatggtggattgtgtttgaacaTAATgttgtataatatataatataatcccTAAAACCCACTCATTCTCATGttttgctgcagagactggaaaggtGTACATCAGTCTAAGTGCTATGTATGGTTTACAACCCCAGGGTCAAAGTGCCTATGGCCCAGCACAACGTGTTCAGGAGAGCCAAGCCAGGTTTTCACCCTCCCCACCAAAATAACTCTAGTTCACACCGTAGTCAAACAACAGTTCCTCGTTCACTTCGATGTGCTTGGATGCAATAAAGAGGATTACATCCTTTTCCTCCCCATCTGTGTCCACGGTGTACAGTCTGGTCTTCAGGTTTGCACCCTCCCCAGCGTGGTTGATGTGCCGGCCAACAGTCTGCATTTCGGGGTGGCATTCACAGTATTCTGTATTTGCATCCATGCAACACCCTCTCTTGTCCTTGTAAAAGAACATGTACCCAGTTTCCTCCTCACTGGTGTTCACGTGTATATCCTTTCCCTCCTTGGCTGTGATGGCCCGTCCGTGGTAATCACAGATCACCTCACCAACCTGGAACCTGCGTGTTGCAACCACGCCCTTCCCCTTGCCTTCAACGTCAGTGACGAGAAGTCCTTTCCACTTCTGCGTCCTCGTCATCTTCCGGATCTGGCTGGAGTCCATCACAGTGTTCTCACATCCAGAGGGCTTCCACTCTTTGACGATGCTGGCAGCGGAGGGGATGTTGCTCTTCCACCCCTGCTTGGTAAGCCAGGAGGCCACACGGCTCTCTGCCGGGGGACGGCGGGAGAAGTATGCTGTCAAGGAGATAGGGTAATGTTAGACAGGAAGAGTATAAGTGAAAGCTTTGAAGTGTTACTTGAGAAAAAAAGCTATTCATTAATTAAAAATCTCACCGAGAACGTGCTGATTGCGCAGTTTCATCTGGGCCTTCAACCATCTCTCATACAGGACCCGCTGGTCATCAGCGGAGAACTTCTTGCGCTCAGCCTTGCTCGGCACAACCCCATCCAGAGTCACCGGGTGACTTTCCACAAGTCTGTTGTACGCTGCCTGGACATCCATTTGCACATTACCTGGGACAGAATGAGCGGCACCACGGACACGACCATGGCCAGCACTGGTACCGTCAACAGCAGACTCAGCactatagagaaaaaaaaaagaattgaggTTATTATAGAACAGGTATAAGATTAGACGTTATTAATCGTGTTGATAAATGTGGAAACATGCTTACCCTGAATCACTAGCTAGCTTAGCTAACACATGAGAGGCCAACCCAACGTTGTCCGACTGCTTCATTCGATAATGCTTCTCAGCTGTTGCAGTTAAATGGGTCAGGTAGTCAGCAACCAGGGACTTCTCGACCTCTGTCAGAGTCTTAGTTGCTGTCTCAAAGACACGACGTGCTGTCTGGCTGGTCACTGGCTTAAGTTTGTATCTAAAATCAGAGTTTAAACAGTTTATTAAAATGAGATGTATAAACACTTCTTATCTGGGGCATAAGACAGCTATGGGTAGAAGTCTATATGAGGTGAAATTAATCATGGTGGTTTGCTTACTTGCTGTGCAGACGGTTCAGATCATTGGAAGCATTGTAGATCGGCATCCCCATCGTGGAGACGAAGAATCGCTCTTCTTCCTCTGTGTCGTCTCTCTTCCGCTTCTTGGAGTTGAGGAGTTGGGGCCGCACCCTGGTGTAATATGTATCAAACCACTGTTGACAGAGGAAAATAGCAATAAAGATTAAGTTCTGCCTTGAATAGGTTGTCATAGGAAACTTGAACTTTGAACTTGAACCTACCATCTCCTCTTCCTTAGTCAGGGCAAATGTGGCCACCTGCTGAGCTGCCGTCTTGTGCTCCTTCACGCCGATGACAGCGTTGCCACGTGTGTCCGTTACCCTTAAAACCCACTCCTTTACCTGCAAATCAAGGATAGCATATTGTTTggttacaaaatgtcaaaagataTTAGAACCAATTAAGACAAAAAAGAGCACAATAATACTCACAGTCATGTGTTCAACCACGCCAGGTTGCTGGAGGTGTCTTAGGATCACCACTGCCTGTAGATAGTTTACCACAAAGCTGCACTCTGCCATCACCAGCACGGCGTTCTTATCTTCGAAGACCTTCCCGATAACGGCCAGGAAGTCCTTCTTGGCCACCCTCAGCACTATCCAGCATTCTGCTGGTGTCAGACTTTCCGGTGCAGTCAACAGGGAGTGCCTAtgaggaaaataataaaatgaatgatcATAACATTATCAGACACATTGCTCACTTATCTGTTCTGTATTCCAATTCACTGATATAATAGTTCAACGTACCTCCTCTGGGTGATCTCTTTGCACCACTTGCTTTGAGCAAACCTTCTGGCGCAACCCAATGAACTCCATGAAGCCCTTGCACTGCGCATGGAGCTCTACATCATCACGGCTGAGGCTGGTGTTTACAGTGTGGAAATAAAGGAATCTGTTGGAGGAAGTGCAAGGATTGTAAGTATTTACATGTACTGAAGCAAAATACCACCATTGTCTACAAAAGTGTTGATattatgtggaaaaactaaaaaaaatgctttttaccTTTTCAAGCTCTTCAAGTAGTTcagctgtgtttgttttgacagCTTTGCATCACTGAGCTCACACATGTAGGCCCGGAGCTTCTCTCTGTTCATGACGAACCGCAGGGATGGTGTCTGCGGGTCAACGTAGTAAAGGTACCTTGATACATTGTCcacctaaaaaaagaaaacatgttacATGACATTCTGATATTTGGATGCTTTTGGATAACTTTAGCAGATTTTGAACACTATCGGACTAATTTTGTCAATTGTGAAACATTATTAgaattattgtgttttcactcatttcGCTAAAGTCAGCACATATGATGTTTTCACAGCTTGAGTGAAAATGTAAGACCATGGCATTACGGCTGTAACTTtgcatcataataataataataataataataataataataacatgagattatataatattttgtattttatttttttcattaaactgTTGTTTGAAGagaaaacatgttaaataacattctgaTATTgggactatatatatatatatacatatacagtatatatctatttCATGGTAGTCCTCACCTCCTGTTTAATGTTCTCGTTGCAGAGCTCCTTCTCCAGGTATGTGGCAAAGTCCTTTAGCAGAGGATGGTCCAGGGAGTGCTTCTGGTAGAGGCCTTTGTCTGCCATCAGCGTCCTGTTCTTTCTCTGCCACTGCACGTCTGGGACACTGTATTTTgggaaatgcattttgttaaaaaGACCTGTTATGTTCCAGGTTGAAGAGACACAAGCAGGAAGATGATTCTTCTTGTAGTTCATATATCAAAGGAAACAAAGATGAAGGTGGGACTCACCATTGAAAGGTCTCTCCACTGCTCACAGAAGCAATGTCAGATGCAGGTTCGCTCTCCTCAGGCTCAGCACTCTGTGGTTGCTGTGTGGTTGATGGACCTGGAACTGGGTCGGGCAGAGTTGGAG
It encodes:
- the LOC114458555 gene encoding N-lysine methyltransferase KMT5A-B-like, translated to MKQSDNVGLASHVLAKLASDSGAESAVDGTSAGHGRVRGAAHSVPGNVQMDVQAAYNRLVESHPVTLDGVVPSKAERKKFSADDQRVLYERWLKAQMKLRNQHVLAYFSRRPPAESRVASWLTKQGWKSNIPSAASIVKEWKPSGCENTVMDSSQIRKMTRTQKWKGLLVTDVEGKGKGVVATRRFQVGEVICDYHGRAITAKEGKDIHVNTSEEETGYMFFYKDKRGCCMDANTEYCECHPEMQTVGRHINHAGEGANLKTRLYTVDTDGEEKDVILFIASKHIEVNEELLFDYGVN
- the LOC114458554 gene encoding uncharacterized protein LOC114458554, producing the protein MSSSKKPNRHCLLCPVCLKTNESLSVHLCRVCMKNATPEAINAVVEKAKKEAHELLVSGKIFNYGRLCQIMADANPLKRMIEELQRHHMVVTDIPPTLPDPVPGPSTTQQPQSAEPEESEPASDIASVSSGETFQCVPDVQWQRKNRTLMADKGLYQKHSLDHPLLKDFATYLEKELCNENIKQEVDNVSRYLYYVDPQTPSLRFVMNREKLRAYMCELSDAKLSKQTQLNYLKSLKRFLYFHTVNTSLSRDDVELHAQCKGFMEFIGLRQKVCSKQVVQRDHPEEALPVDCTGKSDTSRMLDSAEGGQEGLPGRYREGLRR